Sequence from the Fulvivirga ligni genome:
TAGTTGCCTCTCGCTGCATAGAGCACTATCACAGGCCTACCATCATACTTACAGAGTCTAATAACAAAGCTACCGGTTCAGCCAGATCAGTACCCGGCTTTGATGTTTATAATGCCATTTCTAATTGCAGTGATCTACTGGAGCAGTTTGGCGGACATAAATATGCGGCAGGTCTGACTTTAGACCTTAATAATATTGCGGCTTTTCAGCAAAAATTCGAAGAAGAAGTGGCCAATACTATACCCGAAGAGCTCCTTATCCCCCTCATAAATATTGATGATAATATTAGCTTTGATGACATTACACCGAAGTTTTTAAATATCATTAATCAAATGGCCCCTTTCGGTCCGGAAAATCTACGTCCCACTTTTATGGCCGAGAACGTAACTGTGGCAAGCTCTTTGAGGATACTGAAAAACCAACATTTGAAATTCATAGCTAAACAAGAGGGAAATAGTAAGCAGTTTGATGCTATTGGCTTTAATATGGCGGTATACGAAAAAGACATAAAACAAGGACGCCCGTTTAAAATCGCCTTCGGAATAGAAGAAAATAATTATATGGGCCGCCAGTCTATCCAGCTAAAACTAAAGGATATAAAGTTTGATTAATTACTTTTGTACATATGATACTACGCGCAGACAACCTAATCAAGAAATACAAGAAAAGAACAGTAGTGAATGATGTCTCCGTTCAAGTGGAACAAGGGGAGATTGTAGGTCTTCTCGGACCCAATGGAGCCGGAAAAACTACTACTTTCTATATGATTGTAGGTCTTATTAAGCCTAACGAGGGTGAGATTTTTCTTGAAGGAGAGAATATTACCAGTCTGCCCATGTACAGACGAGCCAAATTAGGGCTTGGTTATTTAGCGCAGGAAGCCTCTGTGTTTAGAAAGCTTTCGGTAGAAGAAAATATCATGGCCGTTTTAGAGATGAGAAAAATGTCTAAGGCGGATCAAAAAGAAAAGTGCGAAGCATTATTAGAAGAATTTAGCTTAACTCACGTTAGGAAAAACCTCGGAATGGTACTTTCTGGTGGTGAGAGAAGAAGAACAGAGATAGCCAGAGCCCTGGCCGTAGATCCAAAATTCGTTTTACTAGATGAGCCTTTTGCCGGTGTAGACCCAATTGCCGTAGAAGAGATTCAAACCATTGTGGCCAAGCTTAAGAAAAAGAACATAGGCATTCTCATCACTGACCACAACGTAAACGAAACACTTTCCATTACAGATCGAGCATATCTAATGTTTGAAGGTAAGCTTTTAAAGTCAGGATCAGCTGAAGACCTGGCAGCGGACGAACAAGTGCGTAGAGTTTATCTAGGTCAACATTTTGAGTTAAAAAGAAAAATCTAACCTACCGTAATTCGGTTCTAATTTAGTATTTTTAAGTTCTGACTCAACTGTAACTACTGTAGCTGGTGGATATATTAAACTCTATATTAACCTGGGTGATGAAGAAGCGTATTCATGATATTGAATTGTTCTTCAAGTACCCTAATGAAGTACAAAGGGAAATGCTGAAAAAGCTTCTTTATGAAGCTAAAAACACTGAATTCGGCAAAGAATATGGCTTTAAGGATATAGAAAGCTATGAAGACTTCAAGAATAGAGTTCCTATCCATTCCTATGAAAATATATTTCCTTATATAGAAAGACTTATGAGAGGCGAGCAGAATATCCTGTGGCCTTCTGAAATCACCTGGTTTGCAAAATCTTCAGGCACTACAAACGCAAGAAGCAAGTTTATCCCTGTTTCGCAGGAAGCATTAGATGATTGTCATTTTAAAGGCGGTAAAGACCTCATATCATTCTATGTAAATAGTAATCCTGAGACTCGTATGTTCACCGGGAAGGGACTTACTATAGGAGGAAGCCATCAGATCAATGAATTTAATCCTAACTCCAATTCTTACTACGGAGACGTTTCTGCGGTAATTATGCAGAACCTTCCTTTATGGGCTCAATTTATCCGAACACCAAAACTGGAAGTAGCGCTCATGGATAAATGGGAAGAGAAGATAGAGAAGATGGCCAAGATCACCTCTGAGGAAAACGTTACAAATCTGGTAGGCGTACCTACCTGGACTATTCTGCTCATTCAGAATGTACTGGAGCTCAAGAACACTGATAATATTTTAGATGTCTGGCCTAACCTGGAAGTTTTCTTTCATGGTGCTGTTTCTTTCACACCTTATCGTGAGCTATTCAAAAAGCTGATTCCATCAGCTGATATGAATTATTTTGAAACTTATAATGCCTCTGAAGGCTTCTTTGGCATTCAGGATCAAAGAGGAAGTGATGAAATGCTTCTTATGCTGGATTATGGCATTTTCTACGAATTCATACCCTTCGAGGAATTTGAAAGTGAGCACCCAAGAACACTTTCATTAGATCAGGTGGAAGTGGGTAAAAACTACGAGATGGTAATAACCACTAATGCAGGACTATGGAGGTATAGAATTGGTGATACCATAAAATTCACTAGCATTTCACCTTACAGAATTAAAATTTCAGGGCGTACGAAGCATTTCATCAATGCCTTTGGTGAGGAAGTTATCATTGAAAATGCTGAAAAAGCTATCGCTGAGGCTTGTGAAAAAACCGGGGCGATAATAGATAACTTTACAGCCGCTCCTGTTTATTTCGACGAAGGCAGCAAGGGTGGTCATGAATGGGTCATAGAATTTAAAAGCCGTCCATCTAACCTGGAAGAGTTTACTCATCTGCTTGATGAGAAACTGCGAGCCATCAATTCTGATTATGATGCTAAGAGGTATAAAGACATGGCTTTAGTACTTCCTATAGTTCATGATGTACCAGAAGGTACTTTCTATAACTGGATGAAGAAAAGAGGCAAATTAGGTGGTCAGAATAAGGTGCCACGACTTTCTAATAACCGTGAACACCTGGACAGCCTTCTTGAAATGATTAGTGCGAAAGCATAGGACAATCTCACTGTCATTCGCTAGCTTTAGCACCTTCAGAGCAGTTTTCATGCTCCAATATTGAGTCGACCAGGACTTTGTATTGAGATATGATTTTCCAACTCTGTCGGTTAGCCTTCATGAAAGTCACAGTTTCACAGGCCTTGGCACTATTATCATCAAAAGATTTTTTTAGCCAAAATTCTATGGTAGATGAACTCTCACCAGATTCTGCATAAGCAATAGCCAACTGTAAGAAATCCGCATAATTCCTTTCACTCGCAGGAGTATTCTTCACCTCAAGTATAATAGCTTCTTGTTTAGAGCCATTGGGAACGTAAATATCAAGCTCTTCAGTTTCTTGGCAAGCGCTGATTCCAAAAAGAAGGCAGATAAATAGACTGTAAATAATTTTCATGGATTAATGTTTGAATGATTAATACATCAACCAAAACAAATACCAATCCAAAATATTATTTGAATAATCAAGTACAGCAAAGAGGAAATTCCGGCTTTAATCTTCTTTCCTTGAAGATTTAAGAAGGTAAGTTTTATTCTCATGTCCTTCCATCATTCTTCTGATATTCTTATGGTGTGTCCATACAATCACTATGAATAGGAAGAATCCGAAAATCACTAACAATGGCTCATTAGTTTGAAACCTGGGCACAAACAAAAGCATTGTAGGAAATGATAATGTGCCAATAATGGAGGAAAGAGAAACGTACTTTGAGATCAGTAGTGTAACTAAAAATACAACGATACAAAGTAGAGCCACTTCATAGTGAATAGCTATCATCATACCTAGTAATGTAGCTACCCCTTTGCCTCCCTTAAAATTGAGAAACAAAGAAAATATGTGTCCTATAACACCTATCACACCAAGGATAAGCTTAAAGGTCACTAAATTCTTTTCATCGATAAACTGCAGGTTCATCAGGATAACTGCTACTGAAGCAGCAGCCATACCCTTAACTATATCAGCAAGCATAACAATAGTCCCAGCTTTCTTCCCTAGTACTCTAAATGTGTTAGTTGCTCCGGGGTTTCCACTACCGTGCTCTCGCACATCGATACCATACAAAGCTT
This genomic interval carries:
- the lptB gene encoding LPS export ABC transporter ATP-binding protein, with the protein product MILRADNLIKKYKKRTVVNDVSVQVEQGEIVGLLGPNGAGKTTTFYMIVGLIKPNEGEIFLEGENITSLPMYRRAKLGLGYLAQEASVFRKLSVEENIMAVLEMRKMSKADQKEKCEALLEEFSLTHVRKNLGMVLSGGERRRTEIARALAVDPKFVLLDEPFAGVDPIAVEEIQTIVAKLKKKNIGILITDHNVNETLSITDRAYLMFEGKLLKSGSAEDLAADEQVRRVYLGQHFELKRKI
- the plsY gene encoding glycerol-3-phosphate 1-O-acyltransferase PlsY, with amino-acid sequence MVAAIIIAIILSYLLGSIPSAVWFGKALYGIDVREHGSGNPGATNTFRVLGKKAGTIVMLADIVKGMAAASVAVILMNLQFIDEKNLVTFKLILGVIGVIGHIFSLFLNFKGGKGVATLLGMMIAIHYEVALLCIVVFLVTLLISKYVSLSSIIGTLSFPTMLLFVPRFQTNEPLLVIFGFFLFIVIVWTHHKNIRRMMEGHENKTYLLKSSRKED
- a CDS encoding GH3 auxin-responsive promoter family protein, with protein sequence MKKRIHDIELFFKYPNEVQREMLKKLLYEAKNTEFGKEYGFKDIESYEDFKNRVPIHSYENIFPYIERLMRGEQNILWPSEITWFAKSSGTTNARSKFIPVSQEALDDCHFKGGKDLISFYVNSNPETRMFTGKGLTIGGSHQINEFNPNSNSYYGDVSAVIMQNLPLWAQFIRTPKLEVALMDKWEEKIEKMAKITSEENVTNLVGVPTWTILLIQNVLELKNTDNILDVWPNLEVFFHGAVSFTPYRELFKKLIPSADMNYFETYNASEGFFGIQDQRGSDEMLLMLDYGIFYEFIPFEEFESEHPRTLSLDQVEVGKNYEMVITTNAGLWRYRIGDTIKFTSISPYRIKISGRTKHFINAFGEEVIIENAEKAIAEACEKTGAIIDNFTAAPVYFDEGSKGGHEWVIEFKSRPSNLEEFTHLLDEKLRAINSDYDAKRYKDMALVLPIVHDVPEGTFYNWMKKRGKLGGQNKVPRLSNNREHLDSLLEMISAKA